Proteins encoded in a region of the Pelmatolapia mariae isolate MD_Pm_ZW linkage group LG6, Pm_UMD_F_2, whole genome shotgun sequence genome:
- the cxcl12b gene encoding chemokine (C-X-C motif) ligand 12b (stromal cell-derived factor 1) produces MDVKLMALLALLAVATHVPTSNAKPISLVERCWCRSTLNTVPQRSIKELKFLHTPNCPFQVIAKLKSNREVCINPETKWLQQYLKNAINKVKKSRRRANKIN; encoded by the exons ATGGACGTCAAACTGATGGCACTGCTGGCTCTGCTGGCCGTGGCCACACATGTTCCGACCTCCAACG CAAAGCCCATCAGTCTGGTTGAGCGCTGCTGGTGTCGATCCACTCTCAACACGGTTCCCCAGCGCTCCATCAAAGAGCTCAAGTTTCTCCACACACCCAACTGCCCCTTCCAAGTCAT TGCAAAGCTGAAGAGCAACAGGGAAGTTTGCATCAACCCTGAGACCAAATGGCTGCAGCAGTACTTAAAGAATGCCATTAACAA GGTGAAGAAATCTAGAAGACGCGCTAACAAGATCAACTAA